The following proteins are co-located in the Eleginops maclovinus isolate JMC-PN-2008 ecotype Puerto Natales chromosome 23, JC_Emac_rtc_rv5, whole genome shotgun sequence genome:
- the LOC134860006 gene encoding LOW QUALITY PROTEIN: protocadherin alpha-8-like (The sequence of the model RefSeq protein was modified relative to this genomic sequence to represent the inferred CDS: inserted 1 base in 1 codon) gives MCFWIMMETETKPRTKDCSWFAFYLALPLLFVNQAVAQIRYSIPEEVKEGTVVGNIANDLGLDISSLIARRFRVVSGSKDAIFEVNQGNGALYVNKHIDREELCQGGGACLMELKILVESPLEIHYVVVEITDVNDHSPSFPEREQIFEIAEHTLPGKRFQLHTARDPDAGVNSIRTYTLTSNEHFEINVRQSDAGKIPFLVLKKSLDREQHNNHTLLVTAVDGGKPPKSSKLNVSIIVLDSNDNRPMFSQEIYHILIQENIPVGTSIFKMNATDLDEYTNGEVEYSLGKTLRRKVYDVFDLNKLTGEIKVKGVVNYEEIDIYELDIEASDKGTPPLAGECRVIIKIIDVNDNPPEIEVTSLSNTVSEDSKPGTIISLISVTDKDSGVNGKIISHISNNVPFELKPSYKEHTYSVITKGFLDREKVSQYEIKIKASDCGEPPLSAFKTLNIQISDVNDNRPHFEHTPLEFYLVENNVAGNSIFSVSATDNDLNDNAAISYRIVREGNQNDILSFLNINSETGDISALKSFDFETLKTFQFQVVATDSGTPSLSSNVTVHVFILDQNDNAPVILYPVSSNGSAEGVEEIPRNVNAGHLVTKVRAYDADIGYNGWLLFSLQEVTDHSLFGLDRYTGRIRTLRSFTETDEAEHKLIILVKDNGNVSLSATATVVVKLVEPREAFAAADVKSATKDDEDNNVTFYLMITLGSVSTLFLISIIMLIAMQCSKSTDYTSKYLQETNYDGTLCHSIQYRSGDKRYMLVGPXNEYRIYYSPRQPCQHTSAS, from the exons atgtgtttttggataATGATGGAGACCGAAACAAAACCTCGGACAAAGGACTGCTCCtggtttgctttttatttggcTTTACCCCTGCTGTTCGTAAATCAGGCTGTGGCTCAGATACGGTACTCTATTCCAGAGGAGGTAAAAGAAGGGACTGTTGTTGGAAATATTGCCAACGATCTTGGGCTTGACATATCCTCGCTGATTGCTCGACGGTTCCGCGTTGTATCTGGAAGTAAGGACGCTATTTTTGAAGTAAACCAGGGTAATGGCGCTCTGTACGTCAACAAGCATATTGACAGAGAGGAGCTGTGTCAGGGAGGAGGTGCCTGCCTAATGGAGCTCAAAATCCTTGTTGAATCTCCTTTGGAAATACACTACGTAGTTGTAGAAATTACTGATGTAAATGACCACTCTCCTAGTTTTCCTGAAAGGGAACAGATATTCGAAATAGCTGAGCACACATTACCAGGAAAGCGATTTCAACTGCACACTGCTCGAGACCCCGATGCTGGAGTTAACTCAATTCGTACATACACTTTAACATccaatgaacattttgaaattaatGTCCGTCAAAGCGATGCCGGTAAAATACCATTTCTAGTGCTGAAGAAATCTTTGGACAGAGAACAACACAACAATCACACGCTGCTGGTTACTGCGGTTGATGGAGGTAAACCTCCAAAATCGAGCAAACTTAATGTTTCTATTATTGTTCTTGATAGTAATGATAATCGCCCGATGTTTAGTCAGGAGATTTACCACATTTTAATACAAGAAAACATCCCAGTCGGTACTTcaatattcaaaatgaatgcaaccGATCTGGATGAATACACCAATGGGGAAGTTGAATACAGCCTAGGAAAAACCTTGAGGCGTAAAGTATACGACgtttttgatttgaataaattaaCTGGAGAAATTAAAGTTAAAGGAGTAGTGAATTATGAGGAAATCGACATATATGAACTGGACATTGAAGCATCAGATAAAGGAACACCTCCATTAGCGGGTGAGTGTAGAGTAATTATTAAGATAATAGACGTTAACGATAATCCACCAGAAATAGAAGTAACGTCATTGTCAAATACAGTGTCTGAAGACTCAAAACCAGGAACAATTATTTCGCTTATAAGCGTAACGGATAAAGACTCCGGTGTCAATGGGAAAATCATTTCACACATATCTAATAATGTACCCTTTGAATTGAAGCCTTCATATAAGGAACACACTTATTCAGTTATCACCAAGGGTTTTTTGGACCGAGAGAAAGTGTcacaatatgaaataaaaattaAAGCAAGTGATTGTGGGGAACCTCCCTTATCTGCGTTTAAAACTCTCAACATTCAGATATCAGATGTAAACGACAATCGTCCTCATTTCGAACACACGCCTTTAGAGTTTTATCTGGTAGAAAATAATGTTGCTGGCAATTCTATTTTCTCTGTAAGCGCAACAGACAATGACTTGAATGACAATGCAGCTATTTCGTATCGTATAGTAAGAGAAGGGAATCAAAATGACATACTGTCTTTCCTAAATATTAACTCTGAAACTGGAGATATTTCAGCGCTAAAAAGCTTTGACTTTGAGACTCTGAAAACGTTCCAGTTCCAAGTTGTCGCCACAGATTCTGGAACTCCGTCACTAAGCAGCAACGTCACAGTGCACGTGTTCATTCTGGATCAGAACGACAACGCTCCAGTCATCCTGTATCCGGTCAGCTCTAACGGTTCTGCTGAAGGTGTGGAAGAGATTCCCCGCAATGTGAACGCAGGACACTTGGTGACTAAAGTCAGAGCCTATGACGCTGATATAGGATATAACGGCTGGTTACTGTTCTCACTGCAGGAAGTCACTGACCACAGTCTCTTTGGTTTGGACCGCTATACAGGACGGATCAGAACACTTCGCtcattcacagagacagacgagGCTGAGCATAAACTGATCATACTGGTGAAAGACAATGGCAACGTTTCCCTGTCAGCAACAGCTACTGTGGTTGTCAAACTTGTGGAGCCCAGAGAGgcttttgctgctgctgatgttaaaagtgcaacaaaagatgatgaggataataatgtgactttttacCTGATGATAACTCTGGGCTCAGTCTCAACACTTTTTCTCATCAGTATCATCATGCTGATTGCAATGCAGTGCTCTAAATCCACAGATTACACTTCTAAATATCTCCAAGAGACTAACTATGATGGGACACTGTGTCACAGCATCCAGTACAGATCTGGAGACAAGCGGTACATGTTAGTTGGAC AGAATGAGTATAGGATCTACTATAGTCCCAGGCAGCCATGCCAACACACTAGTGCTTCCTGA
- the LOC134860009 gene encoding protocadherin alpha-8-like: MGTETKPRTKDCSWFAFYLALPLFFVNQAVAQIRYSIPEEVKEGTVVGNVAKDLGLDISSLIARRFRVVSGSKDAIFEVNPGNGALYVDKHIDREELCQGGGACLMELKILVESPLEIHYVVVEITDVNDHSPGFPETEQIFEMAEHTLPGKQFQLHPARDPDAGVNSIRTYTLTSNEHFEVDIRQSDEDKIPFLVLKKSLDREQTNKHTLLVTAVDGGKPPKSGTLNVSIIVLDSNDNRPLFSQDTYQIQIYENAQVGTTIFKMNATDPDEGTNSDIEYSLGKTLKRKIYDMFELDKLSGEIKVKGNVDYEENNVYKLDVEASDKGSPPLTGECRVVIKIIDVNDNPPEIEVTSLSNTVAEDSKPGTIISLISVTDKDSGVNGKIISSITSDVPFELKPAYKENTYSVVTKGLLNREQVSHYEIKIKATDCGEPPLSAFKTLNIQISDVNDNRPHFEHAPLEFYLVENNVAGNSIFSVSATDNDLNDNAAISYRIVREGNQNDILSFLNINLETGDISALKSFDFETLKTFQFQVVATDSGTPSLSSNVTVHVFILDQNDNAPVILYPVSSNGSAEGVEEIPRNVNAGHFVTKVRAYDADIGYNGWLLFSLQEVTDHSLFGLDRYTGRIRTLHSFTETDEAEHKLIILVKDNGNVSLSATATVVIKLVEPREAFAAADVKSATKDEEDNNVTFYLMITLGSVSTLFLISIIVLIAMQCSKSTDYTSKYLQETNYDGTLCHSIQYRSGDKRYMLVGPRMSIGSTIVPGSHANTLVLPDRRGTSTEVR, encoded by the coding sequence ATGGGGACCGAAACAAAACCTCGGACAAAGGACTGCTCCtggtttgctttttatttggcTTTACCCCTGTTTTTCGTAAATCAGGCCGTGGCTCAGATACGGTACTCTATTCCAGAGGAGGTAAAAGAAGGGACTGTTGTTGGAAATGTTGCCAAGGATCTTGGGCTTGACATCTCCTCGTTGATTGCTCGACGGTTCCGCGTTGTATCTGGAAGTAAGGACGCTATTTTTGAAGTAAACCCCGGTAATGGCGCTCTGTACGTCGACAAGCATATTGACAGAGAGGAGCTGTGTCAGGGAGGAGGTGCCTGCCTAATGGAGCTCAAAATCCTCGTTGAATCTCCTTTGGAAATACACTACGTAGTTGTAGAAATTACAGATGTAAATGACCACTCTCCTGGTTTTCCTGAAACGGAACAGATATTCGAAATGGCTGAGCACACATTACCAGGAAAACAATTTCAACTGCACCCTGCTCGTGACCCCGATGCTGGAGTTAACTCAATTCGTACATACACTTTAAcatcaaatgaacattttgaagtaGATATCCGCCAAAGTGATGAGGATAAAATACCATTTTTAGTGCTGAAGAAATCGTTGGACAGAGAACAAACGAACAAACACACGCTGCTGGTTACTGCCGTTGATGGAGGAAAACCTCCAAAATCAGGCACACTTAATGTTTCTATTATTGTTCTGGATAGTAATGACAATCGCCCATTATTTAGTCAGGATACTTACCAAATACAAATTTATGAAAATGCTCAAGTAGGaactacaatatttaaaatgaatgcaacgGATCCAGACGAAGGCACAAATAGTGATATTGAATACAGCCTAGGAAAAACCTTAAAACGAAAAATCTATGATATGTTTGAATTGGACAAATTATCTGGAGAAATTAAAGTTAAGGGAAATGTGGACTATGAAGAAAACAACGTTTATAAACTCGATGTCGAGGCGTCAGATAAAGGATCACCTCCACTGACAGGTGAGTGTAGAGTTGTTATAAAGATAATAGACGTGAACGATAATCCACCGGAAATAGAAGTTACATCACTGTCAAATACAGTGGCTGAAGACTCGAAGCCAGGAACAATTATTTCTCTTATAAGCGTAACGGATAAAGACTCCGGTGTCAACGGAAAAATAATATCAAGCATAACCTCAGATGTTCCTTTTGAATTAAAGCCTGCCTATAAGGAAAACACTTACTCGGTTGTCACTAAGGGATTACTGAATCGAGAGCAGGTTTcacattatgaaataaaaattaAAGCAACTGATTGTGGGGAACCTCCCTTATCTGCGTTTAAAACTCTCAACATTCAGATATCAGATGTAAACGACAATCGTCCTCATTTCGAACACGCGCCTTTAGAGTTTTATCTGGTAGAAAATAATGTTGCCGGCAATTCTATTTTCTCTGTAAGCGCAACAGACAATGACTTGAATGACAATGCAGCTATTTCGTATCGTATAGTAAGAGAAGGGAATCAAAATGACATACTGTCTTTCCTAAATATTAACTTGGAAACTGGAGATATTTCAGCGCTAAAAAGCTTTGACTTTGAGACTCTGAAAACGTTCCAGTTCCAAGTTGTCGCCACAGATTCTGGAACTCCGTCACTAAGCAGCAACGTCACAGTGCACGTGTTCATTCTGGATCAGAACGACAACGCTCCAGTCATCCTGTATCCGGTCAGCTCTAACGGTTCTGCTGAAGGTGTGGAAGAGATTCCCCGCAATGTGAACGCAGGACACTTTGTGACTAAAGTCAGAGCCTATGACGCTGATATAGGATATAACGGCTGGTTACTGTTCTCACTGCAGGAAGTCACTGACCACAGTCTCTTTGGTTTGGACCGCTATACAGGACGGATCAGAACACTTCACtcattcacagagacagacgagGCTGAGCATAAACTGATCATACTGGTGAAAGACAATGGCAACGTTTCCCTGTCAGCAACAGCTACTGTGGTTATCAAACTTGTGGAGCCCAGAGAGgcttttgctgctgctgatgttaaaAGTGCAACAAAGGATGAGGAGGAtaataatgtgactttttacCTGATGATAACTCTGGGCTCAGTCTCAACACTTTTTCTCATCAGTATCATCGTGCTGATTGCAATGCAGTGCTCTAAATCCACAGACTATACTTCTAAATATCTCCAAGAGACTAACTATGATGGGACACTGTGTCACAGCATCCAGTACAGATCTGGAGACAAGCGGTACATGTTAGTTGGACCCAGAATGAGTATAGGATCTACTATAGTCCCGGGCAGCCATGCCAACACACTGGTGCTTCCTGATAGGAGGGGGACATCCACAGAGgtaagataa
- the LOC134860132 gene encoding protocadherin alpha-3-like, protein MGTETKPRTKDCSWFAFYLGLPLLFVNQALAQIRYTIPEEVKDGTIVGYVAKDLGIDIPSLIDRKFRVVSESEDALFEVNQDNGALHVHKKIDRELLCQGSGACLMELKVIVENPLEIHYVVVEITDVNDHSPSFPEREQIFEIAEHTLPGKRFQLHPARDPDAGVNSIRTYTLTSNEHFEVDIRQSDEDKIPFLVLKKSLDREQNNKHTLLVTAVDGGKPPKSGTLNVSIIVLDSNDNRPMFSQEIYHISIKENITVGTLIFKLNATDADEGINGEIEYSLGKTLKKNVYDIFELDKLTGEIKIKGEINYEENDVYKLDVEASDKGTPPLTGECRVVIKIIDINDNPPEIEITSLSNTVSEDFKPGSMISLISVKDKDSGVNGKIIPSITSDVPFELKPSFKENIYSVVTKGFLDREQVSQYQITIKATDCGEPALSAYKTLSIQISDVNDNRPHFSQNPLQFYLSENNVAGNYIFSVSATDNDLNDNAAISYRIVREGIQNDIMSFLNINSETGDISALKSFDFETLKTFQFQFQVVATDSGTPSLSSNVTVHVFILDQNDNAPVILYPVSSNGSAEGVEEIPRNVNKGHFVTKVRAYDADIGYNGWLLFSLQEVTDHSLFGLDRYTGRIRTLRSFTETDEAEHKLIILVKDNGNVSLSATATVVIKLVEPREAFAAADVKSATKDDEEDNNVTFYLMITLGSVSTLFLISIIVLIAMQFENPCSKSTDYTSKYLQETNYDGTLCHSIQYRSGDKRYMLVGPRMSIGSTIVPGSHANTLVLPDRRGTSTEV, encoded by the exons ATGGGGACCGAAACAAAACCTCGGACAAAGGACTGCTCCtggtttgctttttatttaggTTTACCCCTGTTGTTCGTAAATCAGGCTTTGGCTCAGATACGATACACTATTCCAGAGGAG GTGAAAGATGGGACTATTGTTGGATATGTTGCAAAGGACCTTGGTATTGACATCCCCTCTTTGATTGACCGAAAGTTTCGTGTTGTTTCTGAGTCCGAGGATGCATTATTTGAGGTAAACCAGGACAATGGGGCACTGCATGTTCATAAGAAAATCGACAGAGAGCTGCTATGTCAGGGAAGCGGTGCCTGCCTAATGGAGCTAAAAGTAATTGTGGAAAACCCTTTGGAAATACACTACGTAGTTGTAGAAATTACTGATGTAAATGATCACTCTCCTAGTTTTCCTGAAAGGGAACAGATATTTGAAATAGCTGAGCACACATTACCAGGAAAGCGATTTCAACTGCACCCTGCTCGAGACCCCGATGCTGGAGTTAACTCTATTCGTACATACACTTTAACGTCAAATGAACACTTTGAAGTAGACATCCGCCAAAGCGACGAGGATAAAATACCATTTCTAGTGCTGAAGAAATCGCTGGACAGagaacaaaataacaaacacacgcTGCTGGTTACTGCCGTTGATGGAGGAAAACCTCCAAAATCAGGCACACTTAATGTTTCTATTATTGTTCTGGATAGTAATGATAATCGCCCGATGTTTAGTCAGGAGATTTACCACatttcaataaaagaaaatattacCGTCGGcactttaatatttaaactgaatGCAACGGATGCCGATGAAGGCATTAACGGGGAAATAGAATATAGCCTCGGAAAAACTCTTAAGAAAAACGTCTATGACATTTTTGAATTAGACAAATTAACTGgagagattaaaataaaaggggaaaTCAATTATGAAGAAAACGATGTTTATAAACTCGATGTCGAGGCGTCAGATAAAGGAACCCCTCCACTGACAGGTGAGTGTAGAGTCGTTATAAAGATAATAGACATAAACGATAATCCACCGGAAATAGAAATCACATCACTGTCAAATACAGTCTCTGAAGACTTTAAACCTGGCTCAATGATTTCTCTAATCAGCGTCAAGGATAAAGACTCCGGTGTCAATGGAAAAATAATTCCGAGCATAACCTCAGACGTTCCTTTTGAATTAAAGCCCTCCTTCAAGGAGAACATTTATTCAGTCGTCACTAAGGGATTTTTGGATCGCGAGCAGGTATCACAATatcaaataacaataaaagctACTGATTGTGGTGAACCTGCCTTATCAGCTTATAAAACTCTCAGCATTCAGATATCAGATGTAAACGACAACAGACCACATTTCTCTCAAAATCCATTACAGTTTTACCTTTCCGAAAATAACGTTGCTGGAAATTATATTTTCTCTGTAAGCGCTACAGACAACGATTTGAATGACAATGCAGCTATTTCGTATCGTATAGTGAGAGAAGGGATTCAAAATGATATAATGTCTTTCCTAAATATTAACTCAGAAACTGGAGATATTTCGGCGCTGAAAAGCTTTGACTTTGAGACTCTGAAAACGTTCCAGTTCCAA TTCCAAGTTGTCGCCACAGATTCTGGAACTCCGTCACTAAGCAGCAACGTCACAGTGCACGTGTTCATTCTGGATCAGAACGACAACGCTCCAGTCATCCTGTATCCGGTCAGCTCTAACGGTTCTGCTGAAGGTGTGGAGGAGATTCCCCGCAATGTGAACAAAGGACACTTTGTGACTAAAGTCAGAGCCTATGACGCTGATATAGGATATAACGGCTGGTTACTGTTCTCACTACAGGAAGTCACTGACCACAGTCTCTTTGGTTTGGACCGCTATACAGGACGGATCAGAACACTTCGCtcattcacagagacagacgagGCTGAGCATAAACTGATCATACTGGTGAAAGACAATGGCAACGTTTCCCTGTCAGCAACAGCTACTGTGGTTATCAAACTTGTGGAGCCCAGAGAGgcttttgctgctgctgatgttaaaagtgcaacaaaagatgatgaggaggataataatgtgactttttacCTGATGATAACTTTGGGTTCAGTCTCAACACTTTTTCTCATCAGTATCATTGTGCTGATTGCAATGCAGT ttgaaaacccctgctctaAATCAACAGACTATACTTCTAAATATCTCCAAGAGACTAACTATGATGGGACACTGTGTCACAGCATCCAGTACAGATCTGGAGACAAGCGGTACATGTTAGTTGGACCCAGAATGAGTATAGGATCTACTATAGTCCCAGGCAGCCATGCCAACACACTAGTGCTTCCTGACAGGAGGGGGACATCCACAGAG GTGTAG
- the LOC134859356 gene encoding protein FAM200A-like: MVACDSLMVMSCVANLTYYSLRTVLRAKLTHIYKHSRREYFKIGCSTANICYICTSLAIYLAPMDRFVVRKVPEGQAAMTEGQAATTEGQAATIGQGQASEASTSQKRRKRKYNEEYVKYGFTVTTDRAGEEVPLCFVCSTILCNEAMKPSKLTRHMETHHVHLKAKPVEYMQQMLRDFKGQQATMRKSAKINENALKASYLVALRVAKSKKPHTIAEQLILPAAIDMCRAMVSEECANKLKTIPLSDNTIGRRIGEMANDVKDQLMAKLQTVLFSLQIDETTDVTTDAQLLTFVRYEDSGTMCEEFLFCKPLPGRTTGVEIFKALDDFFTEHNISWQRCVALCSDGARAMSGSKTGLFAHVRRVAPGVIWTHCLIHREALASKDLSVELSGVFDVVVKTVNFIKRNALNTRLFSSLCHDLGSEHSSLLYHSEVRWLSRGAVLARVFELRGAIYEFLCEKHSDLASNFKDSYWLTKLAYLTDVFAELNKLNSSMQGRDANVMQLYEKLDAFVKKMSKWIERVESNNLAMFPSVEEYPDSTDINDTICEHLRKLVRQFAKYFTDSEEWRRDSKWILLPFSDDASVGSSLTAVEEDKLIEMSTDSVRRHMYDTQPLVKFWISCQTEFPQLAAKAMRCLLPFPTTYLCESGFSTLAYLKNKYRARLDPENDMRLSLSTISPRIDRLCGLHHAQISH; encoded by the coding sequence atggtagcctgtgattcgctaatggtaatgagttgcgtcgctaacctcacttattattcattacgtacagtcttgcgagcaaagttgacacacatttataagcatagccgacgagagtattttaagataggttgtagtacagcaaacatttgttacatatgtactagtctagctatatatctagcaccaatggatcgttttgtagtgaggaaagtgccagagggacaggctgccatgacagagggtcaggctgccacgacagagggacaggccgccacgatagggcaaggacaggcttccgaagcgtcaacttcgcaaaaaagacgaaaaagaaaatacaatgaggaatatgttaaatatggattcacagtgacgacagacagagcaggagaggaggtaccactgtgtttcgtatgttcaacaattctctgtaatgaagctatgaagccgtcgaaacttacgcggcatatggagacgcatcacgtccacttgaaggccaaacccgttgagtacatgcaacagatgttgcgtgatttcaaaggacagcaggctaccatgaggaagagtgcaaaaataaatgaaaacgcactgaaagcatcgtatctggtcgctctcagggttgcaaaaagtaagaagccccataccattgcagagcagcttatattgccagcagccatagatatgtgcagagctatggtaagcgaagaatgtgccaacaaattaaaaactattccgttgtcagacaacacaatcggaagacgaattggggaaatggcaaatgatgtcaaagaccagctgatggcaaaacttcagacagttctgttttcccttcaaatcgacgagacgacagatgttactactgatgcgcaactgttaacatttgtgcgatacgaggacagtggcactatgtgcgaggaatttcttttttgcaaaccactgcccgggcgaactaccggtgtagaaatatttaaagcactggacgattttttcacggagcacaatatctcgtggcagaggtgcgttgcattatgcagcgatggggcccgagccatgagtggcagcaagactggactgtttgcgcatgtaaggagggtggctccgggggtaatttggacacactgcctgattcatagagaggctctcgcctccaaagatctcagtgttgagctcagtggtgtgtttgatgtcgttgtcaagacggtcaacttcataaaacgaaacgcattgaatacacgcctgttttcatccctatgccatgacttgggaagtgaacacagctctctcctttatcattcagaggtgcgttggctgtctcgcggcgctgtgctcgcccgtgtgtttgaactacgcggagctatctacgagttcttgtgcgagaagcattctgatctggcttccaatttcaaggatagttactggttaactaagctggcgtacctcacagatgtttttgcagagctgaacaagttgaacagctccatgcaagggagagatgcaaacgtcatgcagctctacgagaagctcgacgcatttgtgaaaaaaatgtcaaagtggatcgaacgagtggagagcaataacttggcgatgtttccttcagttgaggaataccctgacagcactgacatcaacgacactatatgtgagcatttgaggaagcttgtgcgtcaattcgcaaagtacttcactgattcggaagagtggcgccgtgacagcaagtggatcctgctcccattcagtgacgatgcatcagtagggtcaagtctgacggctgtggaagaggataagctgattgagatgtccacagactctgtcaggaggcatatgtacgacacacagccccttgttaaattctggataagttgccagacagaatttccacagcttgctgcaaaagcaatgaggtgtcttttgccctttccaaccacatacctgtgtgagagtggtttttctacactggcgtacttaaagaataagtacagggctaggcttgatccagagaatgacatgagactgtctctgtctaccatttcgccacgaatagacaggctgtgtggacttcaccacgcccagatatcacactga